The genome window ACAGGCGCTCGAGGACCCGGGCCTGCCGCTTCTGAACAAAGCCCTGGCAGGGACGTACCCCCCGGGGTCCATCTTCAAGGTTGTCTCCGTTTGTGCTGCTCTCGAGACAACAAACGTCAAGCCAACCAGCACCGCGGTGTGCACCGGCGCCATTCACGTTGGACGCAAGCGTCGCCCCTTCGTGTGCTGGATGGCGGATCGCGGCGGCCATGGTCCCGTGGACCTCGTCTCCGCCATCGCCAAGTCCTGCAATATCTGGTTCTACAATTGCGTCCTCAAGTTCGGCCTCGATCCCAATGATATAGCCCTGTATGCCCACCGCTTTGGCCTGGGCAGCCCTACCGGGCTCGGCCTGAAAGGAGAGCTCTCCGGCGACGTGCCGGAACCCAGGTACGGTGAACGCCCATGGACCCAGGGGAACTCTCTCAACTACGTGATCGGTCAGGAACTCACCGTCACGCCTGCCCAGATGGCTCGCGTGTGCGCTGCAGTGGCCAATGGCGGTAAGCTCCCCAGGCCTCATCTGGTCCGTCGCATCCGCTGGCCGGCCCGCATGAACCTGCCGCCGACCAAGCCCGCCGGGGTGCTGGAAAAGGTGAAGCTCGAGCACGAAAACACTCTGCAGATCGTCCGCCTGGGGATGCGCCGCGCGGTGACCATGGAACACGGGACCGCGAAGCTCCTCAACGATCTGTCCCAGCTCGGGGGCAAGATCAACAATCCCGGGCCCTCGGTGTTTGGAGAGCCACTAGGCCGTCCGCTTCTCGTCGGCGGCAAGACGGGAACTGCCCAGCACGACCGCCGGAAGGAAAACCATTCCTGGTGCATCGCTTTCGCGCCGTATGATGCCAGGCCCGATGAGCCCCAATACGCGGTCTGCGTCTTCGTCGCGCAGGCCGGCAGCGGCAGTGGCACTGCAGTACCCATCGCTCGCGAGGTGCTCCGGGCGCTCTTCGGTCTCTACGAGGCGGATGACCCGGATTTCGCCGTGCCCCGGCCCATGGACCCGGCTGAAGTGGCGGCTCAGCGCAAGCAGCGAGTTGCGCAGGCCAAAGCGTGGGCTGCACGACGCGCCGCCGACGCCGCGGAGCAGCCACAGGCCGGGGACGACGACTGAAGAAATATCCCCACACGACGGGAGAGAGCTGCCCCCAGATGCAGATCAACGAAAACGATCGCGCGGCCTGGAACCGGTTTGTGGCCGCTGCCCCCGCCGGTGACGTGCTCCAGTGCTGGGAGTGGGGGCAACTCAAAGCGCGCACCGGGTGGGAACCGCTTTACTTCAGCGTGCGTCGGACCGATGGTATCCGCGCCGTCGCCCTGGTGCTGAAGCGCACCATCCCGCGCACCAGGCGCTGCCTCTTCTACTGCCCGCGGGGTCCCATCGTGACGCCCGGTGACACCGACAGCTTCACCCAGCTGATCGCTGAAATACGCGCTGAGGCCCGACGCCATGGTGCAATCGCGCTGCGCATTGACCCCGCCATCGAGCCGTCCGATAGCTGGTATCTGTCCTGCCTGCGCGACCTGTCCTTTCGCGATCCCGGACCCATGAGAGAGGGCTTTGGCGGCGTCCAGCCCCGAGCGGTCATGAAGGTCGATCTTTCTGCCTCCCTCGACGAGGTGATGGCGCGCTTCCACAGCAAATGGCGCTACAACATTCGTTACGCTGCGAAACACGGCGTCACCGTGCAGGCGGACTGCCAGCGCGAAGACCTCGACCCGTTCTACGACTTGCTCACCGTGACCGCCGAACGCGACGGCTTCGGCATCCGGTCGCGCTCATACTTCCACGATATGTGGCAGTATCTTGTGGAGCCCGGTCTTGCCAGTCTCTTCATGAGCCGCGTGGAGGGTCAACCCGTCGCAGGAGCAATCGCCTTCGTTCTTGGTGAGCAAGCCTGGTACGTGTACGGGGCCTCGTCCAACGAGCACCGCAACCTCATGCCGAATCATCTCATGCAGTGGGAGATG of Armatimonadota bacterium contains these proteins:
- a CDS encoding peptidoglycan bridge formation glycyltransferase FemA/FemB family protein — translated: MQINENDRAAWNRFVAAAPAGDVLQCWEWGQLKARTGWEPLYFSVRRTDGIRAVALVLKRTIPRTRRCLFYCPRGPIVTPGDTDSFTQLIAEIRAEARRHGAIALRIDPAIEPSDSWYLSCLRDLSFRDPGPMREGFGGVQPRAVMKVDLSASLDEVMARFHSKWRYNIRYAAKHGVTVQADCQREDLDPFYDLLTVTAERDGFGIRSRSYFHDMWQYLVEPGLASLFMSRVEGQPVAGAIAFVLGEQAWYVYGASSNEHRNLMPNHLMQWEMMRWAKERGCRVYDMRGVSPEVDGEPVVERLAGLNRFKRGFAAEYVEYIGDWNLVLSPLWHALFERAVPFAKRILKRSQKQSAD